Part of the Sphingobium sp. TKS genome is shown below.
CCAGTTCCCGCGTCACAGAGGCCCGTGTCACATCAAAATGGAAAACCAAAAGTCCCTGTTTCCGGACATTTGAAGAGGAGGTGTAGTATGAATCGGTCGTTGCTATGCCTCGAAGCGCCCGTTCCGCCGCGTTGTTCGAGAGGCAGATGCGGCCATCATCGAGGAACGCAGCGAAGGCTGGCCATGCCTTGAGCATGTAATCCATGGCCTCGGCCACATCGCTGTTCTTCGATAGCTTGGACCGGTTGTCGCGCATCCATTCTTCCAGATCGGCAACGAGCGGGGCGCTGAGTTCCTGTCGAAGGGCGTGGCGCTCCTGGGCCGGTCTGCCGTTGATGGCGCGCTCAATGTCCAAGATCGCGTCGATACGGCGGACCGCCTCCACTGCCAGCGGCGAGATAACGGCCTTTTTGCGGCGCTTCTTGAGCTGCGCGGCGATATCGGCCAGCTCGAAGAAATAGCGGCGCGCGTGGCTCCAGCATAAGGCGCGGGTCAGCGGCGCCGGCAGTCTGTCGGCATGGAACAACGCATTGTAGCCGGCATATGCGTCAGCCTGAAGGATGCCTCTCCAACTGCGCAGATGTCCCACGGGATGCTCGCCCCGCCGGTCCCGGGAATAATGGAAGATCGCTGCGGGCGGTGCCGGTCCGCCAAAAGGTCGATCATCCCGAACATAGGTCCAGATCCGGCCCGTATCGGTCTTGGTCTTGGTCAGCACTGGCACCGTCGTATCGTCGCCATGCAATCGCTCGGCGGCAAGGACGTGGGCTTCGATCAGGAGATAGAGCGGCATCAGCGCGGCGGTGCAGGTGCCGACCTGATCGGCCAGAGTGGAAAGGCTCAGGTCCACGCCTTCCCGGGCATAGCGATCACGCTGGCGGTTAAGCGGTTGATGCGCGCCGAACTTCTCGAACAACAGCATCGCCAGGAAGCTGGGGCCAAAGAGCCCGCGGGGCGTGACGTGGAACGGCGCCGGCGGTTGGGTGATCTTCTCACAATCCCGGCAGGAGAACTTCTCCCGCACGGTCTGAACCACCTTCCACTGTCGCGGCACGACCTCAAGCGTCTCGGTGATATCCTCACCCAGCTTGCACAGCCGTTCTGAGCCGCAGCAGGGGCAGGCATCGGGCGCGGCGATGACGACGCGCTCGCGCGGCAGATGCTCGGGCAAGGCCTTGCGGGCGGGCCGCTTGCGCTCGAACGGTGCGACGTTGGTCTTCGCCGCTGCCAGGGCAGCCAGGAACTCATCTTCGCTGGCAGCGGTCTCGCACTCCTCGAAGGTCAGTTCCATCTGGTCGAGCAGATGGCGCGTGCGTTCGGATCGCTGGCCAAAAAGGGTGCGGCGCATCTTCTCGTTCTGCAGTTCGAGAAGGGCGTTGCGGGCTTCCAGGTCAGCGTTGATGGCCTTGATGCGGGCGACTTCAGCGGCGACAGCCTCGGCAGCGGCAAGCCGCTCGCGAAGGCTGTCGATCTCTGCTTGCGCTTCGGTCCCCATGGTCAATGACATAGCCGAAAAGCACCGGAATCCCTAGCTTCTTAGGTCATGCCGGGGCTTTTATCCGGCCAATGTCGGACGCCAGGTGGCCTGCGGATTACGCCAGTCGATCGCCTCCAACATGCAAGCCATCTGCGAGGGGGAAATGGCAATCACCCCGTCCACGGCCGAAGGCCAGATGTACTTCCCGCGCTCGAGACGCTTGGCATAAAGCGACATGCCGACACCATCATGCCAGATGATCTTGCAGAGGTCGCCGCGGCGTCCCCTGAAAATGTAGAGATCCCCGGCGAAGGGATCACGTCCGAAACTCTGCTGCACCTGCAGAGCCAGGCTGCGCATGCCGCGCCGCATGTCCGTGTGCCCCGTTGCGATCCATATCCGAACGCCGGAAGGAACTGGGATCACGGCTTGACCGACCGCAGCACTGCCGACACCAGCCCAGGTGATGCGCCAGCGGGAATGCGCACGATCGCCCGCTCAAACTCGACGGTGATCGCCGATCCGATCACTGGCACCGGATCGGCTTGCACCTGCACCTCGGCAAAGCCCTGCGCTGCCTGCCCCATCTGCCGCCGCCATCTGTAGATCTGGTTCGGCCGCAGATCGGCACGGCGGGCAATCTCCGCCACGTTCGCACCGGGCGCCGAAACCGCCGCGACCAGTTCGCGCTTCTGCTGGTCGCTCCATACCCGCCGCCGCTCCGGCCCCGAAATTACCGTGATCTGACTCATCGCACCGTCCTTAGTATCGGTGCAAACACCGGCGCTTGCACCGGTGCCATGTCAAAATATCAGCGGATCACCGCAAGGCGGCCCTCACCGGAGCGATACCTTCGATCCTCGTGAACCGCTTGACCGGACCTGTGAACAAAAAACCAGCGGCTGAACGACCACAAAGGGTCGAGAGTGAAAGCTGTGGAAAACATAAATTTGCCGATAGACGATTCGCTCGGTCGGACGCTACTCGCCGCCGGATGAGCATCGTAGCAACCATAATGAATTCGACCACCGGCCAACCAATCCAGAAGATGACCTTCGGCCGGATGCCAAAGCCTTGGGCCACTTTCCATCTGGAAAATGGAGAGCGCGTGACGGCGGACCGCGTGAATGTTGGGAAACCGGCGCCCGGCAAATTCGTCGCCCCCGTCGAAGTCTGGGTCACACCCAAGAACTGAAATCTGCCCTATCGTTGGAGAACGAGATTTTCACACCTCAACGGCCGCCCTTACCCTTCCACGTCAAAGTATCTGATGAACAACGTTGCGCCGCGCAATGAGTGCCCTAAAAAAGCGAGGCCTGCTTTCTGCCTTACTCGATTTGAACGCATCCGCGTTTCGGACGATGCGATCCGATTTAACTCCATTTGCTCCGATTTGGACCAGTGACATAGTCGGCGGATTGCAGAACCATTGGTTGAGTTATTGGGAGTATGCCCGTGCCTCGCAATGCTCTGCCCAAACAGGACGACCGGATGATCACTGGCCGATTTTGGGGAACTCGCCTGCCTTTCGCGCCGCCAGATTGATCGTTTGCGCGCGAAACGCCCAAGCAATTTCCTCCGGGAATTCGAGCTGGGCACCGGGAGCAGCAAATTCCACCGCTGCCCCCGGTTCCGACTTTCAGAGGGTCAAGCCTGGCTCGATACCAGAGCCTTGTGGTGATCGCCCACCATCCATACGGTCGTCTGGCGCTTCGAGCAATTCGGCGACGCTGGCACGACGCGCGATAGTCAGCACTTCCTGTTCCCATCGCGCGAACCAGCGCCGCTTCTCCTCTTCGAGATCGTACCCGTATAGGTTCGCTCCAGCCCGGTCTTCAGATGATTCAGCATCGCTTCTAGGGAGAACCGGATCCAACCCTCTTCGATAGAGATCTTTACATAAGTCACTGGAAATGGGCCGAAACTAGAGGATTCGGCTGGCTGGGGCGGCAGGATTCGAACCTGCGAATGGCGGCATCAAAAGCCGCTGCCTTACCGCTTGGCGACGCCCCAGCATCGGCCGGATATCGCCGGCGCGGACCGCCATATAGCGTGTGCTGCGCGAAAGGAAAGCCTAGTCATTATTTTCCGAAACGGCCAATATGCGCCCCGCCCTTCCCTTCAGCCTGGAATTGCCCGGCATGTCCGCTCCGAATTCTCCATCAGCCGTCTCGACCTCCCAGATCTCGCCTGCTTCGCCGCTATTCCTGCGCGAAGACGAGATTCGCCGGGGCATAGAGATGCTCTATTTCGGCTATTCCGCGCTGACCCGGTCGATCGACGAGGGGCTCTCCGCGCAAGGGCTGGGCCGGGCGCATCACCGCGCGCTCTATTTCATCTCGCGTCAGCCCGACCTTACCGTCAAGGATCTGCTGCGCCTGCTGGCGATCACCAAGCAGTCGCTGGGGCGCGTGCTCAACGACCTGATCGAGCAGGGCTATATCGAAACCCGGCAGGGCGCTAATGACCGGCGGCAGAAATTGTTGCGGCTGAGCCCCGCCGGGGTTGCGCTGGAGGCAGAGCTGTTCCGCGCGCTGCGGGAAAAAATGGCGGCCGCCTATGCCCAGGCGGGTCAAGGCTCCGTCACCGGGTTCTGGCGCGTGCTGGAAGGGCTGATCCCCGATCAGGATCGATCGATGGTGTTCGGCCTGCGCGGCCGCTGAAAGATCGTTACGCAACCTTATCACCGCAGCAACGCTTATTAGACCTTCGTTGATGGCAAATGAGGGTAAACCATGCGCAAATCATATCTGGCCGCCATGTCGGTGCTGACCGTCCTGAGCGCGTCCGCCTGTTCGGAAAAGGCCTCCAACAATCTGGAAAATGCAGGCTCCGCCATCGGCAATGATGTGAGCAACGCGGTCGACCAGGCGGGAGAGAAGATCGACAGGGGGCTCGACAAGGCAGGCAATGCGATAGACGAGAGTTCTGACCGGATGGGCGCGGCGATGGACAATGCCTCCCGCGATGCCGAACGAGAGGCGCACGAGGCCAAGCAGGATGTCGGCTCGGCAATGGAACGCGCGGGCAACGACATCCGAAAGGACTGACCCGAACGGAAAAGCGCCGCTCCCCGGCCCCCGCAAGGGAGCGGCGCTTGACCTGAGCGGCCATCGGCAGCACCAGCGATGGCATGCATGGCGCCACTTCCAAAACCCCCTCCCCCTCCCGGCTGATGATCGGACGCCCGGAACTGGCGCTGATCGGCATTACCCTGTTGTGGGGCGGCACATTTCTGATCGTCCATCAGGCGATGCGCCACAGCGGTCCGCTGTTCTTCGTCGGGCTGCGTTTCGGCACCGCCGCGCTGATGGCGCTGCCGTTCGCGTTGCCCCTGTTGCGTGGCGTCACCCGGCGCGAATGGCTGGCCGGGGTGATGATCGGGGTCGGCATCTTCACCGGCTATTCGCTACAGACATGGGGGCTTCAGACGATCGCCAGCAGCACGTCGGCCTTCATCACTGCCGCCTATGTGCCGCTGGTTCCCATCCTGCAATGGATCATCCTGCGCAGGCGGCCCCGGCTGGCGAGTTGGGCGGGCGTGGCGCTGGCCTTCATCGGGTTGTTGCTGATCGCGGCGCCGAAGGATGGATTGTCGCTGGACCGGGGCGAGACGCTGACGCTGATCAGCACGCTCGCCATCGCGCTGGAGATCATCTTCATCAGCCTGTGGGCGAGCCGCGTCGACGTGGCGCGGGTCACGTTCATCCAACTGGCGGTGACATCCCTGCTGGCCTTTGCCTGCATGGTTCCGGCTGGAGAGGTGATTCCGCCCTTTTCCTGGACGGTGGTGCTGTCGGCCTGCGGCCTGGGGCTGATGACGGCGCTGATCCAGTTCGTCATGAACTGGGCGCAGCAGAGCGTGTCAGCGACCCGGGCGACGCTGATCTATGCGGGCGAGCCGGTCTGGGCGGGCCTGATCGGCTGGATCGCAGGCGACCGACTGCCGGCCATCGCCCTGCTGGGCGGCGCGCTGGTGGTCGCCGCCGTCATTGTCAGCGAAATCCGGTTCGGGAAGCGTTAGAGTGATTTCGAAGCAAGTGGAATCACCTGCTGACTCGGAAATCACGGAAAACAAAAACTCCCCTGGAAACATTCCGGTTCAATCAGACCGGAATGTTTCTAGCGCCGGAACACTGGCGGGCGTTTCTCGAAAAAGGCCGCGAATGCCTCCTGCGCCTCGGCGGAGCGAAGCGTTTCCTGAAACAGTCGCGCTTCCTCCTCGATCCGCTGGTTCAGCACGGCCGGATCGCCCTTCATCAGCCGGCGCGTCACGGCAAGCGCCTGGGGCGGCTTGGTCATCAGCAGGGCCGCTTTCCGCCGCGCATGATCCAACAGGCTATCGGCGGGGACGATCGCCGTGACGAAACCCACCTGATCGGCCGTCTGCGCGTCCATCGGCTCGCCCAGAAGCAGCATCGACGCAGCCTTGGCATAGCCGAATGTGGCGGGCGCCAGCAGGCTGGAGCCTGCTTCAGGCACGATCCCCAGATTGACGAAGGGCGTGATGAAGCGCGCATCGGGCGAAGCATAGACCAGGTCGCAGTGGAACAGCATGGTCGTGCCCACCCCCACGGCGAGTCCCTGAACAGCGGCGACCATCGGCTTTTCAAAGGCGGCGATGGCGCGGATGAAGGCAAAGGCAGCCTCCCCGCCCTGCGGGCCAGCCATGAAATCCTTCAGGTCGTTGCCCGCGCAGAAAGCGTCGCCCTTCCCGGCGAAAAACACGACGCCGATCTCGTCCCGCGCGGACGCATCGGCCAGCGCGGCGGTCATGGCACGGTACATGGCGGCGGTCAGCGCATTCTTCTTGTCAGGCCGGTCGATGTGGATTTCGATGACGCCCTGATTTTCGACGATGGCGATCCC
Proteins encoded:
- a CDS encoding enoyl-CoA hydratase-related protein, translated to MSEGIAIVENQGVIEIHIDRPDKKNALTAAMYRAMTAALADASARDEIGVVFFAGKGDAFCAGNDLKDFMAGPQGGEAAFAFIRAIAAFEKPMVAAVQGLAVGVGTTMLFHCDLVYASPDARFITPFVNLGIVPEAGSSLLAPATFGYAKAASMLLLGEPMDAQTADQVGFVTAIVPADSLLDHARRKAALLMTKPPQALAVTRRLMKGDPAVLNQRIEEEARLFQETLRSAEAQEAFAAFFEKRPPVFRR
- a CDS encoding DMT family transporter codes for the protein MHGATSKTPSPSRLMIGRPELALIGITLLWGGTFLIVHQAMRHSGPLFFVGLRFGTAALMALPFALPLLRGVTRREWLAGVMIGVGIFTGYSLQTWGLQTIASSTSAFITAAYVPLVPILQWIILRRRPRLASWAGVALAFIGLLLIAAPKDGLSLDRGETLTLISTLAIALEIIFISLWASRVDVARVTFIQLAVTSLLAFACMVPAGEVIPPFSWTVVLSACGLGLMTALIQFVMNWAQQSVSATRATLIYAGEPVWAGLIGWIAGDRLPAIALLGGALVVAAVIVSEIRFGKR
- a CDS encoding transposase: MSQITVISGPERRRVWSDQQKRELVAAVSAPGANVAEIARRADLRPNQIYRWRRQMGQAAQGFAEVQVQADPVPVIGSAITVEFERAIVRIPAGASPGLVSAVLRSVKP
- a CDS encoding MarR family winged helix-turn-helix transcriptional regulator — translated: MSAPNSPSAVSTSQISPASPLFLREDEIRRGIEMLYFGYSALTRSIDEGLSAQGLGRAHHRALYFISRQPDLTVKDLLRLLAITKQSLGRVLNDLIEQGYIETRQGANDRRQKLLRLSPAGVALEAELFRALREKMAAAYAQAGQGSVTGFWRVLEGLIPDQDRSMVFGLRGR
- the tnpB gene encoding IS66 family insertion sequence element accessory protein TnpB (TnpB, as the term is used for proteins encoded by IS66 family insertion elements, is considered an accessory protein, since TnpC, encoded by a neighboring gene, is a DDE family transposase.) → MIPVPSGVRIWIATGHTDMRRGMRSLALQVQQSFGRDPFAGDLYIFRGRRGDLCKIIWHDGVGMSLYAKRLERGKYIWPSAVDGVIAISPSQMACMLEAIDWRNPQATWRPTLAG